In Amaranthus tricolor cultivar Red isolate AtriRed21 chromosome 5, ASM2621246v1, whole genome shotgun sequence, a genomic segment contains:
- the LOC130812816 gene encoding uncharacterized protein LOC130812816 produces the protein MWRRFLTTASTTTRHHQLSNLIPIVASVSNHASSFSRFFSGKHSKSSLTKSKKKPFDVVDDVTAGSSADLDAYAVGEQLRLKLLAEDEKDKSLDIGLNGKPIFTSTTKLSNLSHKDTCSYMKFSKEELNAVLPEGLPSGMLKEFEDTKRCALLIRQSFLDLRDNFRRIVDPPTWSSSAPKVRKQIVLDGPRSCGKSIALAMLAHWARDEGWLVFYAPKGRDWTHGGFFYKNPQTGLWDTPVQAENILKDFVKFNESCLQQLPCQISDPIPLGEGAGVGFMKGADSIAMPEGSTLFDLIQTGAKQTHAAVGVLVRLRQELSLVKDVPVLLAIDQYNNWFTFSAFEEVVTPRSSKPIHAKDIATVKAFRLMTHDDMMVGAFSHSTAVGKLRKDLPGVPDDARINFPRYTLDESAAVCHYYLRQRLIRREVFTEEKWKKIYYLSNGNGTEMRCLAPKMW, from the exons ATGTGGCGGCGCTTCCTTACCACCGCGTCAACAACCACGCGCCACCATCAGCTATCCAATCTCATTCCGATCGTCGCTTCAGTATCAAACCACGCTTCATCCTTCTCACGGTTCTTCTCTGGGAAACACTCGAAATCATCTCTCACAAAATCGAAGAAAAAACCTTTTGACGTAGTCGATGACGTCACTGCAGGTTCATCAGCTGATTTGGATGCTTATGCGGTCGGAGAACAACTTCGATTGAAGTTGTTAGCCGAAGATGAAAAGGATAAATCTCTTGATATTGGTTTAAATGGCAAACCCATATTTACCTCAACTACTAAACTCTCTAATCTCTCTCATAAAGATACTTGCTCCTATATGAAATTCAG TAAGGAGGAGTTGAATGCGGTGTTGCCGGAGGGATTACCGAGTGGAATGTTGAAGGAGTTTGAGGATACGAAACGATGTGCTTTGCTGATTCGACAAAGTTTTTTGGATCTTCGTGATAATTTTCGGCGAATTGTCGATCCTCCAACTTGGTCTTCTTCTG CACCAAAAGTTAGAAAGCAGATTGTCTTGGATGGTCCTCGTAGTTGTGGCAAGAGTATTGCGCTTGCAATGCTTGCTCACTGGGCTCGTGACGAAGGTTGGCTGGTATTTTATGCCCCTAAAGGTCGTGATTGGACGCATGGaggatttttctataaaaaccCACAAACTGGTCTTTGGGATACCCCTGTTCAGGCTGAAAATATTCTGAAG GACTTCGTCAAGTTTAATGAAAGCTGCTTGCAACAACTCCCTTGTCAAATATCTGATCCTATTCCATTGGGAGAAGGTGCTGGTGTGGGATTTATGAAAGGAGCAGATTCCATAGCAATGCCGGAGGGTTCAACTTTATTTGATCTTATCCAGACAGGAGCTAAGCAGACCCATGCTGCTGTTGGAGTACTAGTCCGTTTGCGGCAGGAGTTATCGCTGGTGAAAGATGTTCCTGTGCTTCTTGCAATCGACCAA TACAACAACTGGTTTACATTTAGTGCATTCGAGGAGGTTGTTACACCCCGCTCTTCCAAACCAATTCATGCCAAAGACATTGCCACA GTAAAGGCATTCAGGCTTATGACGCATGATGACATGATGGTCGGGGCTTTCTCACATTCGACCGCAGTCGGGAAGCTGCGTAAAGACTTGCCTGGAGTACCAGATGATGCTCGTATCAATTTCCCTCGATACACCTTGGATGAATCTGCTGCTGTTTGCCATTATTACCTTAG GCAAAGGCTTATCCGCAGAGAAGTATTCACAGAGGAGAAGTGGAAGAAAATATATTATCTTTCAAATGGAAATGGAACGGAGATGAGATGTTTAGCGCCCAAAATGTGGTGA
- the LOC130813275 gene encoding protein NUCLEAR FUSION DEFECTIVE 4-like isoform X1, which produces MPRDTALQWLSLVGVIWLQSINGTNSNFPAYSSQLKQLLSLSQLQLNNLALASDAGKLFGWLAGIAAVYLPLWLVLLIGSTLGFIGYGLQYLFLTHYITSLTYWHIFFLTVLAGNGICWINTVCYLVAIQNFPFHRQAAVGLATSYLGLSAVVYTAAVGAFSSKLSERAEQYMLFNSLLPFTISVITAPFVRHVDTKKPKKVKFGFFVVLMITIATGIYAVASSLGAMSRSAPWLKVVGIGVCLTSLLIVPMAEFLVGILDEKCCINREVRVCNLTTDVDEAVEHQNVQNWTKDQNNDTVEGNREEICTMEDIEAKSMLQRLNFWLYFFIYISGATLGLVYLNNLGQIAESRGYTRTSSLVSFASAFVFFGRLMPSILNYVYSSRSKCMVPGPTSIVLAMVPMAAAFFFLINGSNLFLHASTAIIGFSTGVITAISVSTTTELFGPNHFGVNHNIVVANIPLGSFMFGSLAAVMYHREGDGQGRCFGLQCYSKTFIIWGSLCSLGAVLALVLHSRTRKFYLQRL; this is translated from the exons ATGCCTAGAGACACAGCTCTTCAGTGGCTTAGCTTGGTAGGTGTGATATGGCTTCAATCAATAAACGGAACCAATTCTAATTTCCCTGCTTATTCTTCACAGCTTAAGCAACTCCTCTCTTTATCTCAACTTCAACTCAACAACCTTGCACTTGCATCCGATGCAGGCAAGCTTTTTGGTTGGTTAGCAGGCATTGCTGCAGTCTACCTACCTTTGTGGTTGGTCCTTTTGATCGGTTCTACCCTTGGTTTCATTGGCTATGGTTTGCAGTATCTCTTCCTCACCCACTACATAACTTCCCTTACATATTGGCATATTTTCTTTCTCACAGTTTTAGCAGGAAACGGTATTTGTTGGATAAACACAGTTTGTTATCTTGTTGCCATTCAGAATTTTCCCTTTCACCGACAGGCTGCTGTTGGTCTCGCAACAAGCTATTTAGGGTTAAGTGCTGTGGTTTATACAGCTGCTGTTGGTGCCTTTTCTTCTAAACTTTCTGAAAGAGCTGAACAATATATGCTCTTCAATTCTCTCCTTCCATTTACAATAAGTGTCATAACTGCCCCTTTCGTACGACATGTCGACACTAAAAAGCCAAAGAAGGTGAAATTTGggttttttgttgttttaatgATAACAATAGCCACCGGGATCTATGCTGTTGCGAGTAGCTTGGGGGCAATGTCAAGGTCTGCACCATGGCTAAAAGTGGTTGGCATAGGAGTCTGTTTAACATCACTGTTGATAGTTCCTATGGCAGAATTTTTGGTTGGAATACTAGATGAAAAATGTTGTATCAACAGGGAAGTAAGAGTATGTAATCTTACAACTGATGTTGATGAAGCGGTAGAACATCAGAATGTCCAGAATTGGACGAAAGATCAAAATAATGACACTGTTGAAGGTAACAGGGAGGAGATATGCACCATGGAGGATATTGAAGCCAAATCGATGCTGCAGAGACTGAATTTTTGGCTGTATTTCTTCATATACATATCTGGTGCTACGCTAGGACTGGTTTACCTCAATAACTTAGGACAGATAGCAGAGTCTAGAGGGTATACTAGAACATCTTCGTTGGTCTCTTTTGCTTCTGCATTCGTGTTTTTTGGTCGTCTCATGCCATCTATCCTCAACTATGTCTACTCAAG CAGGAGTAAATGTATGGTCCCGGGACCAACTTCCATAGTTTTAGCAATGGTGCCAATGGCTGCagcattcttcttccttattaacGGAAGCAACCTCTTTCTTCATGCAAGTACAGCAATCATTGGCTTCTCCACAGGTGTTATCACCGCAATTTCAGTCTCCACAACAACCGAGTTATTTGGGCCTAACCATTTTGGAGTAAACCATAACATAGTGGTAGCAAATATCCCTCTAGGATCCTTCATGTTTGGAAGTTTAGCAGCGGTTATGTATCACAGAGAAGGAGATGGACAAGGCAGATGCTTCGGTCTGCAGTGTTACAGTAAGACCTTCATAATTTGGGGATCTCTTTGTTCACTGGGTGCAGTCCTCGCTTTAGTACTTCATTCCCGAACTCGAAAATTCTATTTGCAGAGATTGTAA
- the LOC130813275 gene encoding protein NUCLEAR FUSION DEFECTIVE 4-like isoform X2, which yields MPRDTALQWLSLVGVIWLQSINGTNSNFPAYSSQLKQLLSLSQLQLNNLALASDAGKLFGWLAGIAAVYLPLWLVLLIGSTLGFIGYGLQYLFLTHYITSLTYWHIFFLTVLAGNGICWINTVCYLVAIQNFPFHRQAAVGLATSYLGLSAVVYTAAVGAFSSKLSERAEQYMLFNSLLPFTISVITAPFVRHVDTKKPKKVKFGFFVVLMITIATGIYAVASSLGAMSRSAPWLKVVGIGVCLTSLLIVPMAEFLVGILDEKCCINREVRVCNLTTDVDEAVEHQNVQNWTKDQNNDTVEGNREEICTMEDIEAKSMLQRLNFWLYFFIYISGATLGLVYLNNLGQIAESRGYTRTSSLVSFASAFVFFGRLMPSILNYVYSRSKCMVPGPTSIVLAMVPMAAAFFFLINGSNLFLHASTAIIGFSTGVITAISVSTTTELFGPNHFGVNHNIVVANIPLGSFMFGSLAAVMYHREGDGQGRCFGLQCYSKTFIIWGSLCSLGAVLALVLHSRTRKFYLQRL from the exons ATGCCTAGAGACACAGCTCTTCAGTGGCTTAGCTTGGTAGGTGTGATATGGCTTCAATCAATAAACGGAACCAATTCTAATTTCCCTGCTTATTCTTCACAGCTTAAGCAACTCCTCTCTTTATCTCAACTTCAACTCAACAACCTTGCACTTGCATCCGATGCAGGCAAGCTTTTTGGTTGGTTAGCAGGCATTGCTGCAGTCTACCTACCTTTGTGGTTGGTCCTTTTGATCGGTTCTACCCTTGGTTTCATTGGCTATGGTTTGCAGTATCTCTTCCTCACCCACTACATAACTTCCCTTACATATTGGCATATTTTCTTTCTCACAGTTTTAGCAGGAAACGGTATTTGTTGGATAAACACAGTTTGTTATCTTGTTGCCATTCAGAATTTTCCCTTTCACCGACAGGCTGCTGTTGGTCTCGCAACAAGCTATTTAGGGTTAAGTGCTGTGGTTTATACAGCTGCTGTTGGTGCCTTTTCTTCTAAACTTTCTGAAAGAGCTGAACAATATATGCTCTTCAATTCTCTCCTTCCATTTACAATAAGTGTCATAACTGCCCCTTTCGTACGACATGTCGACACTAAAAAGCCAAAGAAGGTGAAATTTGggttttttgttgttttaatgATAACAATAGCCACCGGGATCTATGCTGTTGCGAGTAGCTTGGGGGCAATGTCAAGGTCTGCACCATGGCTAAAAGTGGTTGGCATAGGAGTCTGTTTAACATCACTGTTGATAGTTCCTATGGCAGAATTTTTGGTTGGAATACTAGATGAAAAATGTTGTATCAACAGGGAAGTAAGAGTATGTAATCTTACAACTGATGTTGATGAAGCGGTAGAACATCAGAATGTCCAGAATTGGACGAAAGATCAAAATAATGACACTGTTGAAGGTAACAGGGAGGAGATATGCACCATGGAGGATATTGAAGCCAAATCGATGCTGCAGAGACTGAATTTTTGGCTGTATTTCTTCATATACATATCTGGTGCTACGCTAGGACTGGTTTACCTCAATAACTTAGGACAGATAGCAGAGTCTAGAGGGTATACTAGAACATCTTCGTTGGTCTCTTTTGCTTCTGCATTCGTGTTTTTTGGTCGTCTCATGCCATCTATCCTCAACTATGTCTACTCAAG GAGTAAATGTATGGTCCCGGGACCAACTTCCATAGTTTTAGCAATGGTGCCAATGGCTGCagcattcttcttccttattaacGGAAGCAACCTCTTTCTTCATGCAAGTACAGCAATCATTGGCTTCTCCACAGGTGTTATCACCGCAATTTCAGTCTCCACAACAACCGAGTTATTTGGGCCTAACCATTTTGGAGTAAACCATAACATAGTGGTAGCAAATATCCCTCTAGGATCCTTCATGTTTGGAAGTTTAGCAGCGGTTATGTATCACAGAGAAGGAGATGGACAAGGCAGATGCTTCGGTCTGCAGTGTTACAGTAAGACCTTCATAATTTGGGGATCTCTTTGTTCACTGGGTGCAGTCCTCGCTTTAGTACTTCATTCCCGAACTCGAAAATTCTATTTGCAGAGATTGTAA
- the LOC130812817 gene encoding protein LURP-one-related 7, giving the protein MTQSKLSPEERKTEAVEIKQGIPQIPIDLFVNKNRKSVQFSDAFHNLIYKVADASSISHGRRLLDASGNPLVSIFRSQDGTWKGFKGDGCGELVFKMEQTLNTFNKIEFNVFFTGENGADLIFALRGCCFWRTCTIYQDKHIVAQTNLMYKLGFRKHFVGRSRFRVTIFPGYTDYTLIASLILVFMEGRKHRHFLDHEHKSQDDE; this is encoded by the exons ATGACCCAATCCAAATTGAGTCCAGAGGAGAGAAAAACCGAAGCAGTTGAAATCAAACAAGGGATTCCACAAATACCTATCGATCTCTTTGTGAACAAGAATCGAAAAAGTGTCCAATTTTCCGACGCTTTTCACAATCTTATCTACAAAGTAGCCGACGCTTCTTCGATTTCACATGGGCGTAGGTTGTTGGATGCTTCTGGAAATCCGCTGGTCTCCATATTCCGTTCTCAA GATGGGACTTGGAAAGGCTTCAAAGGAGATGGTTGTGGTGAACTGGTTTTCAAGATGGAGCAGACGCTGAATACATTCAATAAAATCGAGTTTAATGTGTTCTTTACCGGAGAGAATGGGGCAGACCTCATTTTTGCATTGAGAGGCTGTTGTTTCTGGAGAACTTGTACCATTTATCAGGATAAACACATTGTAGCTCAG ACAAATCTCATGTACAAGCTTGGTTTTAGGAAGCATTTCGTGGGAAGAAGCAGATTCAGAGTAACCATATTTCCTGGTTACACCGACTATACGCTTATTGCGTCGTTGATTTTAGTGTTCATGGAAGGACGAAAACATCGACATTTTTTGGATCATGAACATAAATCTCAAGATgatgaatga